A window of the Desulforapulum autotrophicum HRM2 genome harbors these coding sequences:
- the tnpA gene encoding IS66 family insertion sequence element accessory protein TnpA, producing the protein MTGTLQVQDTIEQSISDDERKQFWKSHIASWSPSGLSQAEYCRRNDLNIPRFRYWKRRFRKENLPLEFVQIPSVPVKSTRLFQQTGNPSLRITMNSEFTIEVLDDFSPVTLEKVILTLKGM; encoded by the coding sequence ATGACGGGAACTTTACAGGTGCAGGATACGATAGAGCAATCGATTTCTGATGATGAACGTAAACAGTTTTGGAAGTCCCATATAGCGTCCTGGTCCCCATCAGGATTAAGCCAGGCGGAATATTGCAGAAGAAACGATTTAAATATACCCCGTTTCAGATACTGGAAACGTAGGTTTCGCAAAGAAAATTTACCTTTGGAATTTGTTCAGATTCCTTCAGTGCCTGTTAAATCAACTCGGCTGTTTCAGCAAACTGGCAATCCTTCTCTTCGAATCACTATGAACTCTGAATTTACCATTGAAGTTCTGGATGATTTTTCACCGGTGACTCTTGAGAAGGTTATTTTGACCTTAAAGGGAATGTGA
- the tnpB gene encoding IS66 family insertion sequence element accessory protein TnpB (TnpB, as the term is used for proteins encoded by IS66 family insertion elements, is considered an accessory protein, since TnpC, encoded by a neighboring gene, is a DDE family transposase.), with translation MFLTSSNIRVYLAMGITDMRKSIDGLSILVSERLELDPFSGHLFVFCNRKRNMIKILYWDRNGFCLWHKRLEKHFFKWPTSKEEIMTIEKRELTW, from the coding sequence ATGTTTTTGACCTCATCCAACATTCGGGTCTACCTGGCCATGGGCATTACCGACATGCGTAAATCCATTGACGGTTTGTCGATCCTGGTAAGTGAACGTCTGGAACTTGACCCCTTTTCCGGCCATCTGTTTGTTTTTTGCAATCGAAAACGCAATATGATTAAAATCCTTTATTGGGACAGGAATGGTTTTTGCCTGTGGCACAAAAGGCTGGAGAAACATTTCTTTAAATGGCCAACTTCCAAAGAGGAGATCATGACCATTGAGAAACGTGAACTCACCTGGTGA
- a CDS encoding IS481 family transposase: protein MGNTQTSTWQRWGQFRLAVIGELLSCPPATGDLQQDIARLAQKVYQHPINGSQKITFGASTIERWYYKARHADDPVAVLGRKIRSDAGVRWSMSNALFNALKNQYKTYPRWTVQLHYDNLKVLAKGQPEWGKLPSYKTVLRCMRDNGWLRSHEPAQPTQGQKWASERREKREIRGFEIAYVHGLWHLDFHHAKIRILDASGNWFQPMALAILDDHSRICCHLQFYLAETAECLVHGLTQAFMKRGLPRALMTDNGSAMLAEETTRGLERLGIVHKTTLPYSPYQNGKQEVFWSQLEGRLLELLRKKKDLTLSYLNQAGQAWTEQDYHRRCNREMKATPLDRLMNHKSVARKVPDSETMHLAFTRRITRKPRRSDATVAVAGIRYELPVRFAHMESVVLLAPSWDKSQIILVDEKTDTPLARILPQDKTSNASGRRRFVSSESPPADPVETHEQPALLKKWMADYAASGLPPAYLPKEEISIE, encoded by the coding sequence ATGGGTAATACTCAAACATCCACCTGGCAGCGCTGGGGTCAGTTCCGGCTTGCTGTTATCGGAGAGCTGTTGTCCTGCCCCCCTGCCACGGGAGACCTGCAGCAGGACATCGCCCGGCTTGCACAAAAAGTTTACCAGCATCCCATCAATGGAAGCCAGAAGATTACTTTTGGAGCGTCGACCATTGAGCGCTGGTATTACAAGGCCAGACATGCCGATGATCCAGTGGCTGTCCTGGGCCGCAAAATCCGATCAGATGCCGGAGTTCGCTGGTCCATGTCCAATGCGCTTTTTAACGCGCTGAAAAATCAATACAAAACCTATCCCCGCTGGACCGTGCAACTGCACTACGACAACCTGAAAGTTCTGGCAAAAGGACAGCCGGAATGGGGCAAGTTGCCCAGCTATAAGACTGTTTTACGCTGCATGCGGGATAACGGCTGGTTGCGCTCCCATGAACCGGCCCAGCCCACTCAAGGGCAAAAATGGGCTTCAGAGCGCCGGGAAAAGAGAGAAATAAGGGGTTTTGAAATCGCCTATGTCCATGGGCTCTGGCATCTGGATTTTCACCATGCAAAAATCCGCATTCTCGATGCCTCTGGCAATTGGTTCCAGCCCATGGCTCTGGCTATCCTTGATGACCATTCCCGCATCTGCTGCCACCTGCAATTTTATCTGGCTGAAACGGCAGAATGTCTGGTCCATGGATTAACCCAGGCATTCATGAAACGAGGACTTCCCAGGGCTTTGATGACTGATAACGGGTCTGCCATGCTGGCGGAGGAAACCACACGGGGGTTAGAACGTCTGGGCATCGTGCATAAAACGACCCTGCCCTATTCACCATATCAAAACGGGAAGCAGGAAGTCTTCTGGAGCCAGCTTGAAGGGCGCCTTTTGGAGCTTTTGCGGAAGAAGAAGGACTTGACGCTTTCCTATCTCAACCAGGCCGGACAAGCCTGGACGGAGCAAGACTACCACCGCAGATGTAATCGGGAAATGAAAGCAACGCCTTTGGATCGTCTCATGAACCATAAAAGCGTTGCCAGAAAGGTTCCTGACAGCGAAACGATGCACCTTGCCTTTACACGCAGGATAACGCGAAAACCAAGACGCAGCGACGCCACAGTGGCCGTCGCCGGCATCCGTTATGAGTTGCCGGTTCGATTTGCCCATATGGAATCGGTGGTTCTACTGGCACCCAGCTGGGATAAAAGCCAGATAATACTGGTTGATGAAAAAACCGATACCCCTCTTGCCCGAATTTTACCCCAGGATAAAACAAGTAATGCATCCGGAAGGCGCCGATTCGTTTCATCTGAAAGCCCCCCTGCTGACCCTGTTGAGACCCATGAACAACCTGCTTTGTTAAAAAAGTGGATGGCTGATTACGCAGCCTCGGGCCTGCCCCCTGCTTACCTTCCCAAGGAGGAGATTTCTATTGAATAA
- a CDS encoding ExeA family protein gives MNNIDIQSLYGLKYNPFLPNIPKEALYALPGSEIFELRIRSMAEQGGFALITGEPGLGKSKTLHKMACSLERIPDLTVGVMQRPQSKLGDFYRELGELFNVALSPANRYGGFKMLRERWIHHCQTTLFKPVLLIDEAQHVSDECLTELRILQSHQFDSKNLLFTVLCGDNRLPERFRSPELLPLGSRIGPRLVLEPLSPEQLQNYLRFALDQAGNSQLMSDELIRTLASHAANNLRVLNQMAAELLNAAAIKELPVIDESLFFQIFSPSRSRPRQNQKDPF, from the coding sequence TTGAATAACATCGATATCCAAAGCCTGTACGGCCTTAAATATAACCCTTTCTTACCCAATATACCCAAAGAGGCCCTTTATGCTCTGCCGGGATCGGAGATTTTTGAACTCAGGATACGCTCCATGGCAGAGCAGGGAGGCTTCGCCCTGATTACCGGAGAGCCGGGACTCGGCAAAAGCAAAACCCTACATAAAATGGCCTGCAGTCTGGAAAGAATCCCCGATCTAACCGTAGGCGTTATGCAGCGGCCCCAAAGCAAGCTAGGAGATTTTTACAGGGAATTGGGTGAATTGTTTAACGTAGCGCTTTCTCCCGCCAATCGGTATGGCGGGTTCAAGATGCTGCGTGAACGCTGGATACACCACTGCCAAACCACCTTATTTAAACCGGTTCTGCTTATTGATGAGGCTCAGCATGTCTCAGATGAATGTCTGACAGAACTTCGGATACTCCAGAGTCATCAATTTGACTCAAAAAACCTGTTGTTTACCGTTTTATGCGGTGACAACAGACTCCCAGAAAGGTTCCGGTCGCCGGAACTGCTACCCCTTGGAAGCCGAATCGGCCCAAGATTGGTGCTTGAACCCCTGAGCCCAGAGCAGCTTCAGAATTATCTACGATTTGCACTGGACCAGGCGGGAAACAGTCAGTTAATGTCCGATGAATTGATTCGTACCTTGGCCAGTCATGCGGCCAACAATCTCAGGGTGCTCAACCAGATGGCGGCTGAATTACTTAATGCTGCCGCTATAAAGGAATTGCCTGTGATTGACGAATCTTTGTTCTTCCAAATATTCTCACCCAGTAGATCCAGGCCCCGGCAAAATCAGAAAGATCCTTTCTGA
- the tnpC gene encoding IS66 family transposase, whose protein sequence is MIIEANIASEKVNELQKIIDSYLRKEKEYLSEIDILNEQIRCLKDKLFGRKSEKKPVDDKQLSLFDLPEENFSIVEEPEEDDEIVVPSHKRKKRGRKPIPEDLPRIEVIHDIDEAEKLCKCGCLKTCIGEEVSEQLDIVPSKIQVIRNVRPKYACKKCEGVESDGPTVAIARLPEQIIPKCIGTPGLIAFVITAKFVDALPFYRQEKQFLRIGVKISRATMCNWAQKICESCEILFAMLKNEILSGPLIQIDETPVQVLNEPGKKNTTKSYMWVFRGGSHEHPGLLFEYHPTRAGDAAVAFLQGYTGVVQTDGYSGYGFLDNESNISHMGCWAHARRKFMDVVKAGGTNKNGKPRAGAADQALKYIRKLYRIEKEAKLIELTGEDLVQERQAKAKPVLDEFKRWLDVKIEEVPPKSLLGKAIGYALNQWHRLIVYVETSHVTPDNNMAENSIRPFTIGRKNWLFSGAPEGATASAGIYSLIETAKANGLEPYWYLRFLFENLPQAMTEADYKALLPQYLTPSQLSGPPKIS, encoded by the coding sequence ATGATTATCGAAGCCAACATAGCCTCTGAAAAGGTTAATGAATTACAGAAAATAATCGATTCCTACTTAAGAAAGGAAAAAGAATATTTATCTGAAATCGACATCCTTAATGAACAAATTCGTTGTCTTAAAGACAAACTCTTTGGCCGTAAAAGTGAAAAGAAGCCAGTTGACGACAAACAACTCTCTCTGTTTGATCTACCGGAAGAAAATTTTTCGATAGTAGAAGAGCCTGAAGAGGACGATGAAATTGTTGTTCCAAGCCACAAACGCAAAAAGCGTGGACGCAAGCCCATCCCTGAGGACCTTCCCCGGATAGAGGTTATCCATGATATAGATGAGGCCGAAAAGCTTTGTAAATGCGGTTGTTTGAAAACATGCATTGGAGAAGAAGTATCTGAGCAACTCGATATTGTTCCTTCAAAAATCCAGGTCATTCGCAACGTCCGTCCTAAATATGCCTGTAAAAAGTGTGAAGGGGTTGAAAGCGATGGTCCCACAGTTGCCATTGCACGGCTCCCTGAACAGATTATTCCCAAATGTATTGGAACGCCGGGCCTGATTGCCTTTGTTATAACTGCCAAATTTGTCGATGCTTTACCCTTTTATCGTCAGGAAAAGCAATTTCTGAGAATCGGGGTAAAGATCTCCAGGGCAACCATGTGCAACTGGGCACAAAAAATATGCGAAAGTTGTGAAATACTTTTTGCAATGCTCAAAAACGAAATCCTTTCGGGACCATTAATCCAGATCGACGAGACTCCGGTCCAGGTTCTCAACGAGCCTGGAAAAAAGAACACAACTAAATCCTATATGTGGGTATTTCGAGGAGGGTCCCATGAGCATCCCGGTCTCCTTTTTGAATACCACCCCACCCGTGCAGGTGATGCTGCTGTTGCGTTTTTGCAGGGATATACAGGTGTTGTTCAGACAGATGGGTATTCTGGCTATGGCTTTCTGGATAATGAGTCAAATATCTCTCACATGGGGTGCTGGGCACATGCACGCCGTAAATTCATGGATGTCGTTAAGGCTGGTGGAACAAATAAGAATGGCAAACCCAGAGCTGGTGCTGCCGATCAGGCGCTGAAATACATCCGGAAGCTCTATAGAATTGAAAAAGAAGCTAAACTGATCGAGTTAACCGGTGAAGACCTTGTCCAGGAACGACAGGCAAAGGCCAAACCGGTACTGGATGAATTCAAACGCTGGTTGGATGTCAAAATTGAAGAGGTTCCACCCAAAAGTTTATTGGGAAAAGCTATTGGCTACGCCTTAAATCAGTGGCACAGACTCATTGTATATGTCGAAACGAGTCATGTAACCCCTGACAACAATATGGCTGAAAACAGCATCAGGCCCTTTACGATAGGTCGAAAAAATTGGTTATTTTCGGGAGCACCAGAGGGAGCAACCGCCAGTGCAGGAATCTACAGCCTTATTGAAACTGCCAAAGCAAATGGCCTTGAGCCATATTGGTATCTTCGCTTCCTTTTTGAAAATCTTCCCCAGGCCATGACTGAGGCAGATTATAAAGCCTTGTTGCCACAGTATCTGACACCGTCCCAACTCTCAGGCCCACCTAAAATCTCATAA
- a CDS encoding DUF5677 domain-containing protein, translating into MDEIQEIISRYDEAYVSKSLKSLKDINRFTGTFVKDVAEIYDCITRIRNIGRNPTGFSLEDAPILGLLTRMWKLLKEIVIYYEKDNAEIISILERPLIEASITVQYLLIKDSSVIEDYRKCSYKDRLRILRELKEGSRFFETKAGKRLLKSVQDKMDQEGFAEDDFKRQKKNRWRLEGKTFFDIFKVSAL; encoded by the coding sequence ATGGATGAAATTCAAGAAATTATAAGCCGCTATGACGAAGCATACGTTTCGAAAAGTTTAAAATCCCTTAAGGACATAAACCGTTTCACAGGTACATTCGTTAAGGATGTGGCTGAAATATATGATTGTATAACCAGAATACGAAATATTGGACGAAATCCTACAGGGTTTTCTTTAGAGGATGCTCCGATTTTGGGTTTATTAACTCGAATGTGGAAGCTCCTAAAGGAAATCGTAATTTATTATGAAAAGGACAATGCGGAAATAATCAGCATATTGGAAAGGCCACTTATCGAGGCATCAATTACTGTTCAATATCTTTTAATCAAAGACTCATCAGTAATAGAAGACTACCGGAAATGTTCATATAAAGATCGCTTAAGAATTTTGCGCGAATTAAAAGAGGGGTCTCGTTTTTTTGAAACAAAAGCTGGTAAACGGTTACTTAAATCAGTACAGGATAAAATGGACCAGGAAGGCTTTGCCGAAGATGATTTTAAACGTCAAAAGAAAAATAGATGGCGGCTAGAAGGAAAGACCTTCTTTGATATCTTCAAAGTAAGCGCTCTATAA
- a CDS encoding DUF6615 family protein → MRVQAKIINLQSLKYEHLYHQNKHGYQVDLLIKDAAINGVIPLYCLYTNWDAKRHRAKPICLNCKPSIRHYGTSILSAKSVQCFLPRKIKHLDSLYNDLKPMHCILCPKSRPASGDLPERSLEYLQRNKLIENVKEENNTKSFLRQQPPLYVTRLINKTYDIRDNAEDDYETIDSALPIDDQRLKYITIIEEKQI, encoded by the coding sequence ATGAGAGTTCAGGCTAAAATTATAAATCTACAAAGCTTGAAGTATGAGCACCTATATCATCAAAACAAACATGGATACCAAGTAGATTTGTTAATCAAAGATGCTGCTATAAATGGAGTTATCCCTTTGTACTGTCTTTATACAAATTGGGATGCAAAAAGGCATAGGGCAAAACCCATCTGTTTGAATTGCAAACCTAGTATTAGGCATTACGGTACGTCAATTCTATCTGCAAAGTCAGTTCAATGTTTTTTACCACGCAAGATTAAACATCTCGACTCTCTTTATAACGATCTAAAACCAATGCATTGCATTTTGTGCCCTAAAAGCAGACCCGCTTCTGGAGATTTGCCTGAACGATCTTTAGAGTACTTACAAAGAAATAAATTGATTGAAAATGTTAAGGAAGAAAATAACACCAAGAGCTTTTTAAGACAACAACCACCATTATATGTTACTCGTTTAATAAATAAAACATACGATATTAGAGACAATGCTGAAGATGACTATGAAACAATTGATAGCGCTTTGCCAATCGATGATCAGAGATTGAAATATATTACAATTATTGAAGAAAAACAAATATAA
- a CDS encoding DUF4209 domain-containing protein, whose amino-acid sequence MAKKEKIDLKPNDFVCSNWREIISSGSNHGYSSISSAFGRASSELEKSEEHSKAKIMELLARTCSMMFDTKSINEPFKPVFQDFREGMRSAIPDDFTLEELNFFENILEEIDEHWLKARIADILWLCRKPKNPEHARMAVQAYISHPIVVKTWRIGIDKCWKRASQICIQIRDYKTLDEIETHLYSAFSIEHNDSPFMTLWLAELMDKLGLAKDQCSDIATKLFEKAQEYKSKSDYNCARSYLELASKKYKQSKDDQGWIGCLILIAECFELEADERSPNSQMVANSFYENAIQGYRRVPVKDRAAYGVDSKLKSLRQKLTKSGEGSLSEMGIIKTPGIDLKEMVENSQNHVAAKKTLEEALLYFSGLYSGPDYNSLKQNAENSISESPISSLFGSTHMSSDGRVVAKTPAMDLTNKDKTANNIVIKRQIQQHLMIDIQIVCNGQILPALNQILMEHRVTHNFIKALCYHSPFVPSNRESLTAKALLLGFEYDFANAIHLLCPQFENMIRAKLKENGAHTSNVDPNGIEHENGLSTLIDLPEAINIFGHNAIFEMKAIFTDAIGPNLRNEVAHGLLDDNSASSIGSIYGWWMILRMIIRSLCGIGNGPQAKKEEKS is encoded by the coding sequence ATGGCAAAAAAGGAAAAAATTGATCTTAAACCTAATGATTTTGTTTGTTCCAATTGGAGGGAAATCATTTCTTCAGGTAGCAATCATGGATATTCTTCTATTTCATCTGCTTTTGGAAGAGCGTCCAGTGAGTTAGAGAAAAGTGAAGAACACTCGAAAGCAAAGATTATGGAGTTGCTCGCAAGAACTTGTTCCATGATGTTTGATACGAAAAGTATTAATGAACCATTCAAACCAGTTTTTCAAGATTTTCGGGAAGGTATGCGATCTGCCATACCGGATGATTTTACTTTAGAGGAACTAAATTTTTTTGAGAACATTCTTGAAGAAATTGATGAACATTGGTTAAAAGCCCGCATTGCAGATATACTATGGCTTTGCAGAAAACCCAAAAATCCAGAACATGCTCGAATGGCAGTTCAAGCATATATCTCGCACCCTATTGTTGTAAAAACGTGGCGAATAGGTATCGATAAGTGCTGGAAAAGAGCGTCTCAGATTTGCATTCAAATTAGGGACTATAAAACGTTAGATGAAATTGAAACACATTTATACTCAGCTTTTAGTATCGAACATAACGATAGTCCCTTTATGACACTTTGGTTGGCTGAGTTAATGGATAAGTTAGGATTAGCAAAAGATCAATGCTCTGATATCGCGACAAAGCTATTTGAGAAGGCACAAGAATATAAAAGCAAATCTGATTATAACTGTGCTAGGTCCTACCTCGAGTTGGCATCAAAAAAATACAAGCAATCGAAAGATGATCAAGGTTGGATTGGCTGCCTTATATTAATTGCAGAGTGCTTTGAACTAGAGGCCGATGAAAGATCCCCTAATTCACAAATGGTTGCAAATTCATTTTATGAAAACGCAATTCAGGGATATAGGCGTGTTCCTGTTAAAGACCGTGCTGCTTATGGTGTTGATTCAAAATTAAAAAGTCTAAGACAAAAGTTAACAAAATCTGGTGAAGGGTCTTTGAGTGAAATGGGTATAATAAAAACACCAGGTATTGATCTTAAAGAAATGGTTGAAAACTCTCAGAACCATGTAGCAGCTAAAAAGACATTAGAAGAAGCCTTATTATATTTTTCTGGTTTGTACAGTGGACCTGACTATAATTCATTAAAACAAAATGCTGAGAATTCAATTTCAGAATCCCCTATTAGCTCTTTGTTTGGTTCGACTCATATGTCTTCAGATGGAAGAGTCGTTGCAAAAACACCTGCTATGGATTTAACCAACAAGGATAAAACCGCAAACAATATTGTAATAAAAAGACAAATCCAACAGCATTTAATGATCGATATCCAGATTGTGTGTAATGGTCAAATACTGCCTGCATTAAACCAGATTTTGATGGAGCACAGAGTGACTCATAATTTCATTAAAGCCCTTTGTTATCACTCTCCTTTTGTGCCTTCTAATAGGGAGAGCTTAACGGCCAAAGCTCTTTTGCTGGGTTTTGAATATGATTTTGCTAATGCTATTCACCTTTTGTGTCCACAATTTGAAAACATGATCAGAGCCAAACTGAAAGAAAATGGAGCCCATACTAGCAATGTTGATCCGAATGGAATTGAGCATGAAAATGGTTTAAGTACATTAATCGATCTGCCAGAAGCAATCAATATCTTCGGTCATAACGCAATATTTGAAATGAAAGCGATATTTACCGATGCGATAGGCCCAAATCTCAGGAATGAAGTGGCTCACGGTTTGCTCGACGACAATTCAGCATCCAGTATCGGAAGTATTTATGGATGGTGGATGATATTACGAATGATTATTAGATCGTTATGCGGAATAGGGAATGGTCCTCAGGCAAAGAAAGAAGAAAAAAGTTAA
- a CDS encoding restriction endonuclease, whose product MCALRIVQHLTKIYYHNIPHEYDFNEELQEIQNLRSGHPVTESETPSRSLLPHRDALTDLMAQLPASDFPELIEQILIENHNHTRGDITDGPGDQSRDIHTITPDGKKHVTQCRHTENPYKSNLDRHDLDELWSTTGRLRYDKGLLVTNADMTTPAKANYVNGDYEREGYPELKVWNDRDLWNEIRENQNLLNRWFSGLAQLHSVKRFSFRALPVRMPDREPAAIKECIEVFNGKLREDGYKVERSGISWKIENEEVIIFAREWFVSASNLFMPCTLKAPHDLVTAPISILEFHVINKTSRFNYENVREFLCSTLLESFVVEEGSWISMLSSPLMAPVYIHDTEDVVVTGIKPYTSFVSVAGEFNEELVAALSIPDEYKKLDDDELVIANIESGILVSFHYSQPLDENSDDIIKIISYKAIETFKKSIVFEVSYNNDFECSMALASSNLTTLVLEDPKEKKLYFCFERIENHDELKAELKEFLHSLRVQNIVSKLLEKEGLIDLFRRIENELEFEVQSEKGCNTRNGLALPINIKSRVITCIVDIDVLDSSVSNDDLFFELFKYKMTEQNKCGYDEGFKVGENEMSFRQLKNILWRPTKMTGRESINIGIRGPSGSISLMIYFKPNRIELLADAIDSCHKRTLEHVENIRSFVSKSKKPAD is encoded by the coding sequence ATGTGTGCGCTAAGAATTGTTCAGCATCTTACAAAGATCTATTATCATAACATTCCTCACGAATACGACTTTAATGAGGAACTTCAAGAAATACAAAACCTTCGATCGGGACATCCAGTCACGGAATCTGAAACACCTTCCAGATCCTTACTGCCACATCGAGATGCATTAACTGATTTGATGGCGCAGCTACCGGCTTCTGACTTTCCGGAGCTAATTGAGCAGATCCTCATAGAAAACCATAACCATACTCGCGGTGACATAACGGACGGGCCGGGTGATCAGAGCAGAGATATCCATACCATCACTCCAGATGGTAAAAAACACGTCACACAATGTCGGCATACTGAAAACCCTTATAAATCAAATCTTGATCGGCATGATCTCGATGAGCTTTGGTCTACAACTGGCCGCCTTAGATACGATAAAGGATTGTTGGTCACAAATGCAGATATGACCACTCCTGCAAAAGCTAACTATGTGAATGGTGATTATGAACGAGAAGGGTACCCGGAACTTAAGGTATGGAATGATAGAGACTTGTGGAATGAGATTCGAGAGAACCAGAACCTATTGAATAGGTGGTTTTCAGGATTAGCTCAACTTCATTCGGTAAAAAGATTTTCGTTCAGAGCGTTGCCTGTAAGAATGCCTGACAGGGAACCGGCGGCCATAAAAGAGTGTATAGAGGTCTTTAATGGGAAGCTAAGAGAGGATGGCTATAAAGTTGAGAGATCTGGAATAAGCTGGAAAATTGAAAATGAAGAGGTGATAATATTCGCTCGTGAATGGTTTGTTTCTGCTTCGAACTTGTTTATGCCATGCACTCTGAAGGCACCGCACGACCTTGTAACTGCACCAATTTCTATTCTTGAATTCCATGTGATCAATAAAACAAGCCGGTTTAATTATGAAAATGTGCGTGAATTTTTATGCTCTACGTTGCTGGAAAGTTTTGTAGTCGAGGAAGGCAGCTGGATCAGCATGCTTTCATCACCTTTGATGGCTCCTGTCTATATCCATGACACAGAAGATGTTGTAGTTACCGGAATAAAACCTTACACATCATTTGTTTCGGTAGCTGGTGAATTTAATGAAGAACTTGTTGCCGCTTTGTCAATCCCTGATGAGTATAAAAAGCTTGATGATGATGAGCTCGTCATAGCCAATATTGAATCCGGGATTTTGGTCTCGTTTCACTATAGCCAGCCGCTTGATGAAAATAGCGATGATATCATCAAGATAATTTCTTATAAAGCAATTGAAACCTTTAAGAAGTCGATTGTTTTTGAAGTCAGTTATAACAATGATTTTGAATGTTCGATGGCTTTGGCAAGCTCTAATTTAACTACGCTCGTATTAGAAGATCCCAAGGAAAAGAAATTGTATTTTTGTTTTGAGCGAATCGAAAATCACGACGAGCTCAAGGCTGAGTTGAAAGAGTTTCTGCATTCATTACGTGTGCAGAATATAGTATCAAAACTGTTGGAGAAAGAGGGCTTGATAGACTTATTTAGACGTATCGAGAATGAGCTTGAATTCGAGGTGCAGAGTGAAAAAGGTTGTAATACGAGAAATGGTTTGGCCCTTCCGATTAATATTAAGTCCAGGGTTATTACCTGCATAGTAGATATTGATGTTTTGGATTCCTCTGTAAGCAATGATGATCTTTTTTTTGAGCTGTTTAAATACAAGATGACTGAACAGAATAAATGCGGATATGACGAGGGCTTCAAAGTTGGTGAAAATGAAATGAGTTTCCGCCAGTTAAAAAATATTCTTTGGAGGCCCACGAAGATGACTGGAAGGGAGTCTATAAATATAGGAATCAGGGGTCCCTCTGGTTCAATAAGTTTGATGATTTATTTTAAACCTAACAGAATTGAACTGCTGGCCGATGCAATAGATTCTTGCCATAAACGGACATTAGAGCATGTCGAAAATATCAGGTCTTTCGTTAGCAAATCAAAGAAACCTGCCGACTAA